One Calditrichia bacterium DNA window includes the following coding sequences:
- a CDS encoding methyltransferase domain-containing protein, giving the protein MRNVQHKKEAFWFYRFLSIFYDKYVNPFFWTERMREESLDLADLQPETLRTVDVGSGTGFTTQGIVRKISAKNVTCIDQSPHQMSYAKKKPDLQQCTFRLGDAEDLGFPTDTFDRYVSAGSIEYWPEPQRGIAEAFRVLKPGGKALMIGPLRPENRIGRWLADIWMLFPEENEYFRWFENAGFLDIKYRYVQPHWVLKEKYGIAIVGTKMEEGEPAIVFDAPKAENVQEKMTIGRRIRFFLRLMVGNTAGFFFIPMAIFAIAIKPLRKIWLREINDAAKGSPDPMTIHQKISLLITGFLLIGLAGWCLLD; this is encoded by the coding sequence ATGCGTAACGTTCAGCATAAAAAAGAGGCTTTCTGGTTTTACCGTTTCCTTTCGATTTTTTATGATAAATATGTAAACCCGTTTTTTTGGACCGAACGGATGCGCGAAGAATCGTTGGATTTGGCAGATTTGCAACCCGAAACACTCCGGACGGTGGATGTCGGCTCCGGCACCGGGTTTACCACGCAAGGCATTGTTCGCAAAATTTCGGCGAAAAACGTAACCTGCATCGACCAAAGCCCGCACCAGATGAGTTATGCCAAAAAGAAACCGGATTTGCAACAGTGCACTTTCCGGCTGGGTGATGCGGAAGATTTGGGATTTCCGACCGATACGTTTGATCGCTATGTTTCTGCCGGCAGTATTGAATATTGGCCGGAACCGCAGCGCGGCATTGCGGAGGCTTTCCGGGTGTTGAAACCGGGCGGAAAGGCGTTGATGATCGGTCCGCTGCGCCCGGAAAACCGCATCGGACGCTGGTTGGCGGACATCTGGATGCTGTTTCCCGAAGAAAACGAATATTTCCGGTGGTTCGAAAATGCCGGATTTCTGGATATAAAATACCGCTACGTACAGCCACATTGGGTGCTGAAAGAAAAATACGGCATCGCCATTGTTGGCACCAAAATGGAAGAGGGCGAACCGGCGATTGTATTCGATGCGCCAAAAGCGGAAAATGTGCAGGAAAAAATGACGATCGGTCGAAGAATCCGGTTTTTTCTGCGGTTGATGGTTGGAAATACAGCCGGATTTTTTTTCATCCCGATGGCAATTTTCGCTATCGCAATCAAACCGCTGCGTAAAATATGGCTTCGTGAAATCAACGATGCTGCCAAAGGCTCACCCGATCCGATGACAATTCACCAGAAAATTTCACTGTTAATTACCGGCTTTTTGTTGATCGGATTGGCAGGCTGGTGTTTGCTGGATTAG
- the def gene encoding peptide deformylase: MAVLPVIKYGHPTLRKVAEPLTDAEINDDLRDVVANMIDTMRAYDGIGLAAPQVNISKRFFVIDMGLLDEESDAEVFINPEIINKEGSESMEEGCLSIPDIRSDVQRSTRMTVRYLTIDGDEIEEEMDDLLARVFQHELDHLNGVLFIDHLSFIQRKLLEPKLRKIQGESSLT, translated from the coding sequence ATGGCTGTTTTACCGGTAATTAAATACGGTCATCCGACACTTCGGAAGGTTGCCGAACCGCTGACAGATGCGGAAATTAATGATGATCTGCGGGACGTCGTTGCCAATATGATCGATACGATGCGGGCGTACGACGGCATCGGTTTGGCTGCACCACAGGTCAACATTTCCAAACGATTTTTCGTGATTGATATGGGATTGCTCGACGAAGAATCCGATGCGGAGGTGTTCATCAATCCGGAAATTATCAACAAAGAAGGTTCGGAATCGATGGAGGAAGGCTGTTTGAGCATCCCCGATATCCGTTCGGATGTTCAACGGTCAACCCGGATGACGGTTCGCTACCTCACCATCGACGGCGATGAAATTGAGGAAGAAATGGATGATTTGCTCGCTCGCGTGTTTCAGCATGAGCTGGATCATCTCAACGGCGTGCTGTTTATCGACCATCTCTCGTTTATCCAACGTAAATTGTTGGAACCAAAATTGCGAAAAATTCAGGGGGAAAGTTCGCTAACTTGA
- the gcvT gene encoding glycine cleavage system aminomethyltransferase GcvT: MKKTGLFDIHTRLGAKMVPFAGYSMPIQYSSILAEHKCVRNSVGVFDVSHMGEIVFSGKNALEMVNKITINDASKIVENQAQYSAMCYENGGIVDDLIVYNRGNDYLLVVNASNLQKDYDWMLANKMDGVTIENISDDITQLAVQGPKAEETLQKLTKVNLAEIPFYCFLNGDLAGVEMIISRTGYTGEPGFELYFDKKYSEKVWDAVFDSGKPFDIAPIGLGARDSLRLEKKYCLYGNDIDETTLPLEAGLGWITKLDKPDFIGKAAIEKAKAEGISRRLIGFILEDRMIPRKDYDVQKDGETVGKVTSGCYSPILEKNIGLAYVAKAHAATGNTIDIVARGRSASATIVKTPFV; this comes from the coding sequence CTGAAAAAAACCGGACTTTTTGATATTCACACCCGTTTGGGTGCCAAAATGGTGCCGTTTGCCGGATATTCCATGCCGATTCAATACAGCAGTATTTTGGCAGAGCATAAATGTGTGCGTAACTCTGTTGGCGTTTTCGATGTCTCGCACATGGGCGAAATTGTGTTCAGCGGGAAAAATGCGCTGGAAATGGTCAATAAAATAACCATTAATGATGCATCAAAAATTGTGGAAAATCAGGCTCAATATTCCGCAATGTGTTACGAAAACGGCGGGATAGTGGATGATTTGATCGTTTACAATCGCGGTAACGATTATTTATTAGTGGTGAATGCCTCAAATTTGCAGAAAGATTACGACTGGATGTTGGCCAATAAAATGGACGGCGTGACCATCGAAAATATCAGCGACGATATCACCCAACTGGCGGTGCAGGGACCGAAAGCGGAAGAAACATTGCAGAAATTGACCAAAGTAAATTTGGCTGAAATCCCGTTTTACTGTTTCCTGAATGGCGATTTGGCAGGCGTTGAAATGATCATTTCGCGAACGGGTTACACCGGAGAACCGGGCTTTGAGCTGTATTTTGATAAAAAATATTCCGAAAAAGTGTGGGATGCCGTTTTCGACAGCGGTAAACCGTTCGACATCGCGCCGATCGGGCTGGGTGCCCGCGATTCGTTGCGGCTGGAGAAAAAATATTGCCTCTACGGCAACGATATCGACGAAACAACCCTGCCGCTGGAAGCCGGTCTCGGCTGGATTACCAAATTAGACAAACCCGATTTTATCGGCAAAGCCGCCATCGAAAAAGCAAAAGCCGAAGGTATTTCCCGCCGGTTGATTGGTTTCATTTTGGAAGACCGGATGATTCCCCGCAAAGATTACGATGTGCAAAAAGATGGCGAAACCGTCGGCAAAGTGACCAGCGGTTGCTATTCGCCGATTCTCGAAAAAAATATCGGGTTGGCGTATGTTGCCAAAGCGCATGCCGCAACCGGAAACACCATCGATATCGTTGCACGTGGGCGCAGCGCGAGCGCAACTATCGTAAAAACGCCGTTTGTCTAA
- a CDS encoding methionyl-tRNA formyltransferase encodes MGTPEFAVPTMAAIHNSRHKIVGVVSQPDRPRARGKKVLPTAVKQFALDNHLSPILQPEKMKDPAFIDALQSLNADVFVVVAFRILPETVFAMPKFGTINLHPSLLPRYRGAAPINWTIINGDSETAITTIFIQKEIDAGNIILQRKMPVFAEDTAGSLHDRLADKGAEMMLETLDQIAAGTVTPTKQDDSLVTPAPKLTKEICHLNFGQPAKAVRQWIHGLSPYPGAFAMLDDQQLKCFRASVIDEQQQPEAPGTIVRAEKDALWIACAPGIVAIEEMQLPGKRRLSVDEFLRGNPLPVGKILQ; translated from the coding sequence ATGGGAACACCGGAATTTGCGGTTCCCACAATGGCTGCAATTCACAACTCCCGGCACAAAATTGTCGGTGTTGTCAGCCAACCGGATCGTCCGCGTGCCCGCGGAAAAAAAGTGCTGCCCACAGCGGTGAAACAATTTGCACTGGATAACCACCTCTCCCCTATTCTTCAGCCGGAAAAAATGAAAGATCCCGCATTCATCGACGCGCTGCAATCGCTGAACGCGGATGTTTTTGTGGTTGTGGCGTTCCGGATTTTGCCGGAAACCGTTTTTGCGATGCCGAAATTTGGAACGATCAATCTGCACCCATCGCTGCTGCCGCGCTACCGTGGCGCTGCGCCGATCAATTGGACAATCATCAACGGCGACAGTGAAACGGCGATCACAACCATTTTTATCCAAAAAGAAATTGACGCCGGCAACATTATTTTGCAGCGCAAAATGCCTGTTTTTGCTGAAGATACAGCCGGAAGCCTGCACGATCGCCTCGCCGATAAAGGTGCGGAAATGATGCTGGAAACGCTCGATCAAATCGCTGCGGGAACAGTTACTCCCACCAAACAGGACGACAGTTTGGTGACACCCGCACCAAAACTCACCAAAGAAATTTGCCACCTCAATTTTGGACAACCGGCAAAAGCGGTTCGTCAGTGGATTCACGGATTATCGCCGTATCCGGGCGCATTTGCGATGCTGGACGATCAGCAACTGAAGTGCTTTCGCGCCAGTGTCATCGATGAACAACAGCAACCCGAAGCTCCCGGAACCATCGTCCGCGCGGAAAAAGATGCGCTTTGGATCGCCTGTGCGCCGGGGATCGTGGCGATTGAAGAAATGCAGCTGCCCGGAAAACGCCGTTTATCTGTCGATGAATTTTTGCGGGGAAACCCGCTGCCAGTGGGTAAAATTTTGCAGTAA
- a CDS encoding homogentisate phytyltransferase codes for MDQIRAASGEKTVRYFRAFLKFSRPHTIIGTTLSVSGLYLMAFAHTNAADPQLAALLLALASCLGANIYIVGLNQITDIDIDRINKPDLPLASGIFSMRTGWALVLISIGISLVLAVFGGKYLLLTVFASLLIGTAYSLPPLRLKRFHFWAAACIFTVRGVLVNLFLFLHFNEIFGGIDKIPDHIWALTAFVFGLSLVIAWFKDIPDMAGDEQFAIKTLSLKLGARRVFNIGMALLTLCYSGLIYAGFSGLSGVQPMVLAISHAILLAIVWLLARRVDPAKKPDIVRFYLIIWGMFFLEYIVFAMACLLA; via the coding sequence ATTGATCAAATTCGGGCTGCTTCAGGGGAGAAAACCGTGAGGTATTTCCGCGCGTTTCTGAAATTTAGCCGTCCGCACACCATCATCGGCACAACGCTCAGCGTCTCGGGATTGTATTTGATGGCGTTTGCTCATACTAACGCTGCGGATCCGCAACTGGCGGCGTTGTTGCTGGCGTTGGCGAGTTGCCTCGGCGCAAATATTTACATCGTCGGGCTGAACCAAATTACCGATATCGATATTGATCGGATCAACAAACCGGATTTGCCGTTGGCATCCGGCATTTTTTCGATGCGCACCGGTTGGGCGCTTGTGCTGATTTCGATTGGGATTTCGCTGGTGCTGGCAGTTTTCGGCGGAAAATATCTGCTGCTCACGGTGTTTGCCAGCTTGCTGATCGGCACGGCATATTCGCTGCCGCCGTTGCGATTGAAACGGTTCCATTTTTGGGCGGCAGCCTGTATTTTTACGGTTCGCGGCGTTTTGGTGAACCTGTTTCTGTTTTTACATTTCAACGAAATATTCGGCGGAATTGATAAAATTCCGGATCACATTTGGGCGCTCACGGCATTTGTTTTTGGTTTAAGTTTAGTTATCGCGTGGTTTAAAGATATCCCCGATATGGCAGGCGATGAGCAATTCGCTATCAAAACGCTATCCCTAAAATTGGGCGCACGACGAGTGTTCAACATCGGAATGGCATTGCTGACCCTTTGTTACTCAGGGTTGATTTACGCCGGATTTAGCGGTTTATCCGGTGTGCAGCCAATGGTTTTGGCCATTAGTCACGCGATTTTATTAGCGATTGTGTGGCTGCTTGCCCGCCGGGTCGATCCGGCTAAAAAGCCGGACATCGTGCGATTTTATTTGATTATCTGGGGTATGTTTTTTCTGGAATATATCGTTTTTGCGATGGCGTGTTTATTGGCGTGA
- a CDS encoding class I SAM-dependent methyltransferase — MSEKKQLNENIKQFYDNSSALWEKTWGEHMHHGYYGADGTEEKNHLQAQIDLMEELLRWGNVQSPKQILDIGCGIGGSSLYLAEKFGARVTGITLSPYQVNRATERAAAAGMSEKVRFQVADALNPPFENGQFDLLWSLESGEHMPEKEKFIQKCYDLLKPGGTFLMATWCHRNLPPALSDDEQELLNRIYNVYHLPYILSINEYAQIAENIGFTNIETTDWSDAVAPFWNAVVKSVFRWDSITGLVQSGWSTIRGAMAMTQMIRGYREGLIKFGLLQGRKP; from the coding sequence ATGTCCGAAAAAAAACAACTGAACGAAAATATCAAACAGTTTTATGATAACTCTTCTGCGTTGTGGGAAAAAACCTGGGGTGAGCACATGCACCACGGTTATTATGGCGCAGACGGCACGGAAGAAAAAAATCATCTGCAGGCACAAATTGATTTGATGGAAGAATTATTACGTTGGGGAAATGTGCAATCGCCAAAGCAAATTCTGGATATCGGTTGCGGCATCGGTGGCAGTTCGCTGTATCTCGCAGAAAAATTTGGGGCGAGGGTTACCGGAATCACGCTCAGCCCGTATCAGGTGAATCGCGCAACCGAGCGTGCGGCAGCCGCCGGAATGTCCGAAAAAGTCCGGTTTCAGGTTGCGGATGCGCTCAATCCGCCATTCGAAAACGGGCAATTTGATTTGCTTTGGTCGCTCGAAAGCGGCGAACACATGCCCGAAAAAGAAAAATTTATCCAAAAATGTTACGATTTGCTCAAACCCGGCGGAACGTTTTTGATGGCAACCTGGTGCCACCGCAACTTGCCTCCTGCGCTTTCCGACGATGAGCAGGAATTACTGAATCGCATTTACAACGTTTATCATCTACCCTACATTTTATCGATAAATGAGTATGCCCAAATCGCTGAAAACATTGGATTTACCAACATCGAAACCACAGACTGGAGCGATGCCGTAGCGCCGTTTTGGAATGCGGTTGTGAAATCTGTTTTTCGCTGGGACAGCATTACCGGACTGGTACAATCCGGCTGGTCCACCATTCGCGGGGCAATGGCGATGACCCAAATGATTCGCGGGTATCGCGAAGGATTGATCAAATTCGGGCTGCTTCAGGGGAGAAAACCGTGA